The following are encoded in a window of Doryrhamphus excisus isolate RoL2022-K1 chromosome 16, RoL_Dexc_1.0, whole genome shotgun sequence genomic DNA:
- the zeb2b gene encoding zinc finger E-box-binding homeobox 2b isoform X1 yields the protein MRQEMMAEGPRCKRRKQANPRRKNAALNYENVVETGSETEEEDKLQVSEEDPLINGTGSPASLVNVESSPRTENHRLPTKEEDDDEMRDSGVEHIWPDSDMLSASVDGTDEMKDDFDTLGPDTALQAIGNGTVKSVDCTSEFEDFFAKRKLDDSDSHVVSIAEYLQRGDTAIIYPEAPEELSRLGTPEAAGPEENDLPPGTPDAFAQLLTCPYCDRGYKRLTSLKEHIKYRHEKNEENFACPLCNYTFAYRTQLERHMATHKPARDQHQLLNQAAGNRKFKCTECGKAFKYKHHLKEHLRIHSGEKPYECPNCKKRFSHSGSYSSHISSKKCIGLIAVNGRMRGNMKTGSSPTSASSSPTNTAITQLRQKLENGKPLGLSDHNNHLSIKTEPVDFNDYKLMMASHGFGAPGPFMNGVVRGDSPLGGHHNSTAQSPLQHLGMPGLESQLLGYPGSLVNNLSEVQKVLQIVDNTVCRQKMDCKPEELSRLTAYMKELGSQVEEQKQGLTSPGGPQVSLPLVNHNGATKSIIDYTLEKVNEAKACLQSLTTDSKRQISNIKREKSNHMLDGIVEDKATENNMFTPYACQYCKETFPGPIPLHQHERYLCKMNEEIKAVLQPTENLMPNKPGIFMEKNALLASSMLTEKGLTGPLHPYRDHMSVLKAYFAMNMEPNSEELLKISIAVGLPQEFVKEWFDQRKMFQYGSDRTPPLEHKNGTEMVVGTSNHHSPRKDQLVSRSPVSLIKPSDCTASPAAAELQLNNNCDNSLRHFKNHQFGSAKAVGDKLDHSRSNTPSPLNLSSTSSKHSHSSSYTPNSLASEDLQAEPLDLSLPRLIKEPKHALTVKSRPKVNSVTIEPSSVPSPREHFEEPLNLAYLKKEFSASANNGNMEKSTSPLFGINPFAAKPLYTSLPPQSAFPPATFMPPMQASIPGLRPYPGMDQMSFLPHMAYTYAAGAATFAEMQQRRKYQRKPGFQGDLLDATADYMSGLDDMTDPDSCLSRKKIKKTESGMYACDLCDKTFQKSSSLLRHKYEHTGKRPHQCQICKKAFKHKHHLIEHSRLHSGEKPYQCDKCGKRFSHSGSYSQHMNHRYSYCKREAEEREAAEREAREKGHMEPTELLMSRAYLQGITPQGYPELAEREAILRHDGVNGGIIEGRKEVDETYAKMGRREDEFEEEEEESKSMDTDPDTLRDEEDNGEHSMDDSSLDGKMETKSDHEDAMEDAM from the exons CAGCTCTCAACTACGAGAACGTGGTGGAAACCGGGTCCGAAACCGAAGAGGAGGACAAGCTGCAAGTGTCGGAGGAAGACCCGCTGATTAACGGCACCGGAAGCCCGGCCAGCCTCGTTAATGTCGAGTCATCGCCACGCACAGAGAACCACAGGTTGCCCACcaaggaggaggacgacgacgagATGCGGGACAGCGGCGTGGAGCACATCTGGCCTGACAGTGACATGCTCAGTGCCTCAGTGGACGGTACCG ATGAAATGAAAGATGATTTCGATACTTTGGGGCCCGACACCGCTTTGCAGGCAATTGGAAATGGTACAG TCAAGAGCGTGGATTGCACTTCAGAGTTTGAGGACTTCTTCGCCAAGCGGAAGCTGGATGACAGCGACAGCCATGTAGTGAGCATTGCCGAGTATCTCCAGCGAGGGGATACCGCTATCATCTACCCAGAAGCCCCGGAAGAGCTGTCGCGCCTCGGGACCCCCGAGGCAGCGGGGCCAGAGGAGAACG ACCTGCCACCTGGAACGCCAGATGCCTTCGCCCAACTGTTGACCTGCCCCTATTGCGACCGGGGCTACAAGCGCTTGACATCGCTGAAGGAGCACATCAAGTACCGCCATGAGAAGAACGAGGAGAACTTCGCCTGCCCCTTGTGCAACTACACGTTCGCGTACCGCACTCAGCTCGAGCGACATATGGCCACGCACAAGCCTGCAAGGGATCAG CACCAACTGCTGAACCAAGCGGCCGGCAACCGCAAGTTCAAGTGCACTGAGTGCGGTAAGGCCTTCAAGTACAAGCACCACCTTAAGGAACACCTCCGCATCCACAGTG GTGAAAAACCCTACGAATGCCCCAACTGCAAAAAGCGTTTCTCGCACTCCGGATCCTACAGTTCGCATATCAGCAGCAAGAAGTGCATCGGCCTCATCGCCGTCAACGGCAGGATGCGCGGCAACATGAAGACAGGCTCCTCCCccacctccgcctcctcctcccccacAAACACTGCCATCACTCAGCTGCGACAAAAGCTGGAAAACGGCAAACCACTCGGTCTCTCCGACCACAACAACCACTTGAGCATCAAGACCGAGCCGGTGGACTTCAACGACTACAAGCTGATGATGGCCTCACACGGATTTGGTGCTCCCGGGCCTTTCATGAACGGTGTCGTGAGGGGGGACAGTCCCCTCGGGGGTCACCACAACTCCACAGCCCAGAGCCCACTGCAGCACTTAGGAATGCCCGGGCTGGAGTCGCAGCTCCTCGGCTACCCGGGCTCACTGGTAAACAACCTGAGCGAGGTTCAGAAGGTCCTGCAGATTGTGGACAACACTGTATGTCGGCAGAAAATGGACTGCAAGCCAGAGGAGCTGTCCAGGCTCACAGCCTACATGAAGGAACTGGGCTCGCAAGTGGAGGAGCAAAAACAGGGCCTGACGTCGCCAGGTGGGCCTCAGGTCAGTCTTCCGCTCGTCAATCACAACGGCGCCACCAAAAGCATTATCGACTACACGCTAGAGAAGGTCAACGAAGCCAAAGCCTGTCTCCAGAGCTTGACCACAGACTCGAAGAGACAGATTAGCAATATCAAACGGGAAAAATCCAATCACATGCTGGATGGCATCGTGGAGGACAAGGctacagaaaacaacatgtTCACGCCGTACGCATGTCAGTACTGCAAAGAAACCTTCCCGGGTCCGATCCCGCTCCATCAGCACGAGCGCTATTTGTGCAAAATGAACGAGGAGATCAAAGCTGTGCTCCAGCCCACTGAAAACCTGATGCCCAACAAACCGGGAATATTCATGGAAAAGAACGCCCTTCTGGCTTCTTCCATGTTGACTGAGAAGGGACTGACGGGACCCCTTCACCCCTACAGGGACCACATGTCTGTGTTGAAGGCGTATTTCGCCATGAATATGGAGCCCAACTCGGAGGAACTGCTCAAGATCTCCATCGCAGTTGGCCTTCCTCAGGAATTTGTGAAAGAATGGTTTGATCAGCGTAAGATGTTCCAATACGGCAGCGACAGAACTCCGCCCCTGGAGCACAAGAACGGCACTGAAATGGTTGTCGGAACAAGTAACCACCACAGTCCCCGCAAAGATCAACTGGTGTCCCGATCGCCCGTGTCTCTAATCAAACCGAGCGACTGCACGGCGTCCCCGGCGGCGGCCGAACTCCAACTCAACAACAACTGTGACAATTCCCTCAGACATTTCAAAAACCACCAGTTTGGCTCCGCCAAAGCCGTGGGTGACAAGTTGGACCATTCCCGGAGCAACACGCCATCGCCGCTGAACCTGTCGTCCACATCGTCCAAACATTCGCACAGTAGTTCGTACACCCCCAACAGCCTGGCGTCCGAGGACCTGCAGGCCGAGCCGCTGGATCTTTCTCTTCCGCGACTCATCAAGGAACCCAAACACGCACTGACCGTGAAGAGCCGACCCAAAGTAAACAGCGTTACTATCGAGCCCAGCAGCGTCCCGTCACCACGCGAGCACTTCGAAGAGCCCCTTAACCTCGCCTATCTCAAGAAGGAGTTTTCCGCCTCCGCCAACAACGGCAACATGGAGAAAAGCACTAGCCCCCTCTTTGGCATCAACCCCTTTGCCGCTAAACCGTTGTACACGTCACTTCCCCCTCAGAGCGCTTTCCCACCAGCCACGTTCATGCCGCCGATGCAGGCCAGCATTCCAGGACTCAGGCCCTATCCCGGCATGGATCAGATGAGTTTCCTACCACACATGGCCTACACGTACGCGGCTGGCGCCGCTACCTTTGCTGAGATGCAGCAGCGGAGAAAATACCAGCGGAAACCGGGTTTCCAG GGTGACCTACTCGACGCCACAGCCGATTACATGTCAGGGCTGGACGACATGACAGACCCCGACTCCTGTCTGTCGCGGAAGAAGATTAAGAAGACTGAAAGTGGTATGTACGCGTGTGACTTGTGCGACAAAACATTCCAGAAGAGCAGTTCCCTTCTCAGACACAAATATGAACACACAG GCAAACGGCCGCACCAGTGCCAGATCTGCAAGAAGGCCTTCAAACACAAGCACCATCTCATCGAGCACTCGCGCCTTCACTCGGGCGAGAAACCCTACCAGTGCGATAAGTGCGGCAAAAGGTTCTCGCACTCGGGTTCCTACTCGCAGCACATGAACCACCGCTACTCGTACTGCAAGCGCGAGGCGGAGGAGCGCGAGGCGGCCGAGAGGGAGGCCCGCGAGAAGGGCCACATGGAGCCCACGGAGCTACTAATGAGCCGGGCGTACTTGCAGGGCATCACACCTCAGGGTTATCCCGAGTTAGCCGAGCGCGAGGCTATATTGCGGCATGACGGCGTCAACGGAGGCATCATAGAGGGACGTAAGGAAGTGGATGAAACGTACGCCAAGATGGGACGCAGGGAGGACGagtttgaggaggaggaggaggaaagcaaGAGCATGGACACGGACCCGGACACGTTGAGGGACGAAGAGGACAACGGAGAGCACTCGATGGACGATAGCTCGCTGGATGGCAAAATGGAAACCAAATCGGATCACGAGGACGCCATGGAGGACGCGATGTAG
- the zeb2b gene encoding zinc finger E-box-binding homeobox 2b isoform X3, whose translation MRQEMMAEGPRCKRRKQANPRRKNAALNYENVVETGSETEEEDKLQVSEEDPLINGTGSPASLVNVESSPRTENHRLPTKEEDDDEMRDSGVEHIWPDSDMLSASVDGTDEMKDDFDTLGPDTALQAIGNGTVKSVDCTSEFEDFFAKRKLDDSDSHVVSIAEYLQRGDTAIIYPEAPEELSRLGTPEAAGPEENDLPPGTPDAFAQLLTCPYCDRGYKRLTSLKEHIKYRHEKNEENFACPLCNYTFAYRTQLERHMATHKPARDQHQLLNQAAGNRKFKCTECGKAFKYKHHLKEHLRIHSGEKPYECPNCKKRFSHSGSYSSHISSKKCIGLIAVNGRMRGNMKTGSSPTSASSSPTNTAITQLRQKLENGKPLGLSDHNNHLSIKTEPVDFNDYKLMMASHGFGAPGPFMNGVVRGDSPLGGHHNSTAQSPLQHLGMPGLESQLLGYPGSLVNNLSEVQKVLQIVDNTVCRQKMDCKPEELSRLTAYMKELGSQVEEQKQGLTSPGGPQVSLPLVNHNGATKSIIDYTLEKVNEAKACLQSLTTDSKRQISNIKREKSNHMLDGIVEDKATENNMFTPYACQYCKETFPGPIPLHQHERYLCKMNEEIKAVLQPTENLMPNKPGIFMEKNALLASSMLTEKGLTGPLHPYRDHMSVLKAYFAMNMEPNSEELLKISIAVGLPQEFVKEWFDQRKMFQYGSDRTPPLEHKNGTEMVVGTSNHHSPRKDQLVSRSPVSLIKPSDCTASPAAAELQLNNNCDNSLRHFKNHQFGSAKAVGDKLDHSRSNTPSPLNLSSTSSKHSHSSSYTPNSLASEDLQAEPLDLSLPRLIKEPKHALTVKSRPKVNSVTIEPSSVPSPREHFEEPLNLAYLKKEFSASANNGNMEKSTSPLFGINPFAAKPLYTSLPPQSAFPPATFMPPMQASIPGLRPYPGMDQMSFLPHMAYTYAAGAATFAEMQQRRKYQRKPGFQGDLLDATADYMSGLDDMTDPDSCLSRKKIKKTESGKRPHQCQICKKAFKHKHHLIEHSRLHSGEKPYQCDKCGKRFSHSGSYSQHMNHRYSYCKREAEEREAAEREAREKGHMEPTELLMSRAYLQGITPQGYPELAEREAILRHDGVNGGIIEGRKEVDETYAKMGRREDEFEEEEEESKSMDTDPDTLRDEEDNGEHSMDDSSLDGKMETKSDHEDAMEDAM comes from the exons CAGCTCTCAACTACGAGAACGTGGTGGAAACCGGGTCCGAAACCGAAGAGGAGGACAAGCTGCAAGTGTCGGAGGAAGACCCGCTGATTAACGGCACCGGAAGCCCGGCCAGCCTCGTTAATGTCGAGTCATCGCCACGCACAGAGAACCACAGGTTGCCCACcaaggaggaggacgacgacgagATGCGGGACAGCGGCGTGGAGCACATCTGGCCTGACAGTGACATGCTCAGTGCCTCAGTGGACGGTACCG ATGAAATGAAAGATGATTTCGATACTTTGGGGCCCGACACCGCTTTGCAGGCAATTGGAAATGGTACAG TCAAGAGCGTGGATTGCACTTCAGAGTTTGAGGACTTCTTCGCCAAGCGGAAGCTGGATGACAGCGACAGCCATGTAGTGAGCATTGCCGAGTATCTCCAGCGAGGGGATACCGCTATCATCTACCCAGAAGCCCCGGAAGAGCTGTCGCGCCTCGGGACCCCCGAGGCAGCGGGGCCAGAGGAGAACG ACCTGCCACCTGGAACGCCAGATGCCTTCGCCCAACTGTTGACCTGCCCCTATTGCGACCGGGGCTACAAGCGCTTGACATCGCTGAAGGAGCACATCAAGTACCGCCATGAGAAGAACGAGGAGAACTTCGCCTGCCCCTTGTGCAACTACACGTTCGCGTACCGCACTCAGCTCGAGCGACATATGGCCACGCACAAGCCTGCAAGGGATCAG CACCAACTGCTGAACCAAGCGGCCGGCAACCGCAAGTTCAAGTGCACTGAGTGCGGTAAGGCCTTCAAGTACAAGCACCACCTTAAGGAACACCTCCGCATCCACAGTG GTGAAAAACCCTACGAATGCCCCAACTGCAAAAAGCGTTTCTCGCACTCCGGATCCTACAGTTCGCATATCAGCAGCAAGAAGTGCATCGGCCTCATCGCCGTCAACGGCAGGATGCGCGGCAACATGAAGACAGGCTCCTCCCccacctccgcctcctcctcccccacAAACACTGCCATCACTCAGCTGCGACAAAAGCTGGAAAACGGCAAACCACTCGGTCTCTCCGACCACAACAACCACTTGAGCATCAAGACCGAGCCGGTGGACTTCAACGACTACAAGCTGATGATGGCCTCACACGGATTTGGTGCTCCCGGGCCTTTCATGAACGGTGTCGTGAGGGGGGACAGTCCCCTCGGGGGTCACCACAACTCCACAGCCCAGAGCCCACTGCAGCACTTAGGAATGCCCGGGCTGGAGTCGCAGCTCCTCGGCTACCCGGGCTCACTGGTAAACAACCTGAGCGAGGTTCAGAAGGTCCTGCAGATTGTGGACAACACTGTATGTCGGCAGAAAATGGACTGCAAGCCAGAGGAGCTGTCCAGGCTCACAGCCTACATGAAGGAACTGGGCTCGCAAGTGGAGGAGCAAAAACAGGGCCTGACGTCGCCAGGTGGGCCTCAGGTCAGTCTTCCGCTCGTCAATCACAACGGCGCCACCAAAAGCATTATCGACTACACGCTAGAGAAGGTCAACGAAGCCAAAGCCTGTCTCCAGAGCTTGACCACAGACTCGAAGAGACAGATTAGCAATATCAAACGGGAAAAATCCAATCACATGCTGGATGGCATCGTGGAGGACAAGGctacagaaaacaacatgtTCACGCCGTACGCATGTCAGTACTGCAAAGAAACCTTCCCGGGTCCGATCCCGCTCCATCAGCACGAGCGCTATTTGTGCAAAATGAACGAGGAGATCAAAGCTGTGCTCCAGCCCACTGAAAACCTGATGCCCAACAAACCGGGAATATTCATGGAAAAGAACGCCCTTCTGGCTTCTTCCATGTTGACTGAGAAGGGACTGACGGGACCCCTTCACCCCTACAGGGACCACATGTCTGTGTTGAAGGCGTATTTCGCCATGAATATGGAGCCCAACTCGGAGGAACTGCTCAAGATCTCCATCGCAGTTGGCCTTCCTCAGGAATTTGTGAAAGAATGGTTTGATCAGCGTAAGATGTTCCAATACGGCAGCGACAGAACTCCGCCCCTGGAGCACAAGAACGGCACTGAAATGGTTGTCGGAACAAGTAACCACCACAGTCCCCGCAAAGATCAACTGGTGTCCCGATCGCCCGTGTCTCTAATCAAACCGAGCGACTGCACGGCGTCCCCGGCGGCGGCCGAACTCCAACTCAACAACAACTGTGACAATTCCCTCAGACATTTCAAAAACCACCAGTTTGGCTCCGCCAAAGCCGTGGGTGACAAGTTGGACCATTCCCGGAGCAACACGCCATCGCCGCTGAACCTGTCGTCCACATCGTCCAAACATTCGCACAGTAGTTCGTACACCCCCAACAGCCTGGCGTCCGAGGACCTGCAGGCCGAGCCGCTGGATCTTTCTCTTCCGCGACTCATCAAGGAACCCAAACACGCACTGACCGTGAAGAGCCGACCCAAAGTAAACAGCGTTACTATCGAGCCCAGCAGCGTCCCGTCACCACGCGAGCACTTCGAAGAGCCCCTTAACCTCGCCTATCTCAAGAAGGAGTTTTCCGCCTCCGCCAACAACGGCAACATGGAGAAAAGCACTAGCCCCCTCTTTGGCATCAACCCCTTTGCCGCTAAACCGTTGTACACGTCACTTCCCCCTCAGAGCGCTTTCCCACCAGCCACGTTCATGCCGCCGATGCAGGCCAGCATTCCAGGACTCAGGCCCTATCCCGGCATGGATCAGATGAGTTTCCTACCACACATGGCCTACACGTACGCGGCTGGCGCCGCTACCTTTGCTGAGATGCAGCAGCGGAGAAAATACCAGCGGAAACCGGGTTTCCAG GGTGACCTACTCGACGCCACAGCCGATTACATGTCAGGGCTGGACGACATGACAGACCCCGACTCCTGTCTGTCGCGGAAGAAGATTAAGAAGACTGAAAGTG GCAAACGGCCGCACCAGTGCCAGATCTGCAAGAAGGCCTTCAAACACAAGCACCATCTCATCGAGCACTCGCGCCTTCACTCGGGCGAGAAACCCTACCAGTGCGATAAGTGCGGCAAAAGGTTCTCGCACTCGGGTTCCTACTCGCAGCACATGAACCACCGCTACTCGTACTGCAAGCGCGAGGCGGAGGAGCGCGAGGCGGCCGAGAGGGAGGCCCGCGAGAAGGGCCACATGGAGCCCACGGAGCTACTAATGAGCCGGGCGTACTTGCAGGGCATCACACCTCAGGGTTATCCCGAGTTAGCCGAGCGCGAGGCTATATTGCGGCATGACGGCGTCAACGGAGGCATCATAGAGGGACGTAAGGAAGTGGATGAAACGTACGCCAAGATGGGACGCAGGGAGGACGagtttgaggaggaggaggaggaaagcaaGAGCATGGACACGGACCCGGACACGTTGAGGGACGAAGAGGACAACGGAGAGCACTCGATGGACGATAGCTCGCTGGATGGCAAAATGGAAACCAAATCGGATCACGAGGACGCCATGGAGGACGCGATGTAG
- the zeb2b gene encoding zinc finger E-box-binding homeobox 2b isoform X4 codes for MRQEMMAEGPRCKRRKQANPRRKNALNYENVVETGSETEEEDKLQVSEEDPLINGTGSPASLVNVESSPRTENHRLPTKEEDDDEMRDSGVEHIWPDSDMLSASVDGTDEMKDDFDTLGPDTALQAIGNGTVKSVDCTSEFEDFFAKRKLDDSDSHVVSIAEYLQRGDTAIIYPEAPEELSRLGTPEAAGPEENDLPPGTPDAFAQLLTCPYCDRGYKRLTSLKEHIKYRHEKNEENFACPLCNYTFAYRTQLERHMATHKPARDQHQLLNQAAGNRKFKCTECGKAFKYKHHLKEHLRIHSGEKPYECPNCKKRFSHSGSYSSHISSKKCIGLIAVNGRMRGNMKTGSSPTSASSSPTNTAITQLRQKLENGKPLGLSDHNNHLSIKTEPVDFNDYKLMMASHGFGAPGPFMNGVVRGDSPLGGHHNSTAQSPLQHLGMPGLESQLLGYPGSLVNNLSEVQKVLQIVDNTVCRQKMDCKPEELSRLTAYMKELGSQVEEQKQGLTSPGGPQVSLPLVNHNGATKSIIDYTLEKVNEAKACLQSLTTDSKRQISNIKREKSNHMLDGIVEDKATENNMFTPYACQYCKETFPGPIPLHQHERYLCKMNEEIKAVLQPTENLMPNKPGIFMEKNALLASSMLTEKGLTGPLHPYRDHMSVLKAYFAMNMEPNSEELLKISIAVGLPQEFVKEWFDQRKMFQYGSDRTPPLEHKNGTEMVVGTSNHHSPRKDQLVSRSPVSLIKPSDCTASPAAAELQLNNNCDNSLRHFKNHQFGSAKAVGDKLDHSRSNTPSPLNLSSTSSKHSHSSSYTPNSLASEDLQAEPLDLSLPRLIKEPKHALTVKSRPKVNSVTIEPSSVPSPREHFEEPLNLAYLKKEFSASANNGNMEKSTSPLFGINPFAAKPLYTSLPPQSAFPPATFMPPMQASIPGLRPYPGMDQMSFLPHMAYTYAAGAATFAEMQQRRKYQRKPGFQGDLLDATADYMSGLDDMTDPDSCLSRKKIKKTESGKRPHQCQICKKAFKHKHHLIEHSRLHSGEKPYQCDKCGKRFSHSGSYSQHMNHRYSYCKREAEEREAAEREAREKGHMEPTELLMSRAYLQGITPQGYPELAEREAILRHDGVNGGIIEGRKEVDETYAKMGRREDEFEEEEEESKSMDTDPDTLRDEEDNGEHSMDDSSLDGKMETKSDHEDAMEDAM; via the exons CTCTCAACTACGAGAACGTGGTGGAAACCGGGTCCGAAACCGAAGAGGAGGACAAGCTGCAAGTGTCGGAGGAAGACCCGCTGATTAACGGCACCGGAAGCCCGGCCAGCCTCGTTAATGTCGAGTCATCGCCACGCACAGAGAACCACAGGTTGCCCACcaaggaggaggacgacgacgagATGCGGGACAGCGGCGTGGAGCACATCTGGCCTGACAGTGACATGCTCAGTGCCTCAGTGGACGGTACCG ATGAAATGAAAGATGATTTCGATACTTTGGGGCCCGACACCGCTTTGCAGGCAATTGGAAATGGTACAG TCAAGAGCGTGGATTGCACTTCAGAGTTTGAGGACTTCTTCGCCAAGCGGAAGCTGGATGACAGCGACAGCCATGTAGTGAGCATTGCCGAGTATCTCCAGCGAGGGGATACCGCTATCATCTACCCAGAAGCCCCGGAAGAGCTGTCGCGCCTCGGGACCCCCGAGGCAGCGGGGCCAGAGGAGAACG ACCTGCCACCTGGAACGCCAGATGCCTTCGCCCAACTGTTGACCTGCCCCTATTGCGACCGGGGCTACAAGCGCTTGACATCGCTGAAGGAGCACATCAAGTACCGCCATGAGAAGAACGAGGAGAACTTCGCCTGCCCCTTGTGCAACTACACGTTCGCGTACCGCACTCAGCTCGAGCGACATATGGCCACGCACAAGCCTGCAAGGGATCAG CACCAACTGCTGAACCAAGCGGCCGGCAACCGCAAGTTCAAGTGCACTGAGTGCGGTAAGGCCTTCAAGTACAAGCACCACCTTAAGGAACACCTCCGCATCCACAGTG GTGAAAAACCCTACGAATGCCCCAACTGCAAAAAGCGTTTCTCGCACTCCGGATCCTACAGTTCGCATATCAGCAGCAAGAAGTGCATCGGCCTCATCGCCGTCAACGGCAGGATGCGCGGCAACATGAAGACAGGCTCCTCCCccacctccgcctcctcctcccccacAAACACTGCCATCACTCAGCTGCGACAAAAGCTGGAAAACGGCAAACCACTCGGTCTCTCCGACCACAACAACCACTTGAGCATCAAGACCGAGCCGGTGGACTTCAACGACTACAAGCTGATGATGGCCTCACACGGATTTGGTGCTCCCGGGCCTTTCATGAACGGTGTCGTGAGGGGGGACAGTCCCCTCGGGGGTCACCACAACTCCACAGCCCAGAGCCCACTGCAGCACTTAGGAATGCCCGGGCTGGAGTCGCAGCTCCTCGGCTACCCGGGCTCACTGGTAAACAACCTGAGCGAGGTTCAGAAGGTCCTGCAGATTGTGGACAACACTGTATGTCGGCAGAAAATGGACTGCAAGCCAGAGGAGCTGTCCAGGCTCACAGCCTACATGAAGGAACTGGGCTCGCAAGTGGAGGAGCAAAAACAGGGCCTGACGTCGCCAGGTGGGCCTCAGGTCAGTCTTCCGCTCGTCAATCACAACGGCGCCACCAAAAGCATTATCGACTACACGCTAGAGAAGGTCAACGAAGCCAAAGCCTGTCTCCAGAGCTTGACCACAGACTCGAAGAGACAGATTAGCAATATCAAACGGGAAAAATCCAATCACATGCTGGATGGCATCGTGGAGGACAAGGctacagaaaacaacatgtTCACGCCGTACGCATGTCAGTACTGCAAAGAAACCTTCCCGGGTCCGATCCCGCTCCATCAGCACGAGCGCTATTTGTGCAAAATGAACGAGGAGATCAAAGCTGTGCTCCAGCCCACTGAAAACCTGATGCCCAACAAACCGGGAATATTCATGGAAAAGAACGCCCTTCTGGCTTCTTCCATGTTGACTGAGAAGGGACTGACGGGACCCCTTCACCCCTACAGGGACCACATGTCTGTGTTGAAGGCGTATTTCGCCATGAATATGGAGCCCAACTCGGAGGAACTGCTCAAGATCTCCATCGCAGTTGGCCTTCCTCAGGAATTTGTGAAAGAATGGTTTGATCAGCGTAAGATGTTCCAATACGGCAGCGACAGAACTCCGCCCCTGGAGCACAAGAACGGCACTGAAATGGTTGTCGGAACAAGTAACCACCACAGTCCCCGCAAAGATCAACTGGTGTCCCGATCGCCCGTGTCTCTAATCAAACCGAGCGACTGCACGGCGTCCCCGGCGGCGGCCGAACTCCAACTCAACAACAACTGTGACAATTCCCTCAGACATTTCAAAAACCACCAGTTTGGCTCCGCCAAAGCCGTGGGTGACAAGTTGGACCATTCCCGGAGCAACACGCCATCGCCGCTGAACCTGTCGTCCACATCGTCCAAACATTCGCACAGTAGTTCGTACACCCCCAACAGCCTGGCGTCCGAGGACCTGCAGGCCGAGCCGCTGGATCTTTCTCTTCCGCGACTCATCAAGGAACCCAAACACGCACTGACCGTGAAGAGCCGACCCAAAGTAAACAGCGTTACTATCGAGCCCAGCAGCGTCCCGTCACCACGCGAGCACTTCGAAGAGCCCCTTAACCTCGCCTATCTCAAGAAGGAGTTTTCCGCCTCCGCCAACAACGGCAACATGGAGAAAAGCACTAGCCCCCTCTTTGGCATCAACCCCTTTGCCGCTAAACCGTTGTACACGTCACTTCCCCCTCAGAGCGCTTTCCCACCAGCCACGTTCATGCCGCCGATGCAGGCCAGCATTCCAGGACTCAGGCCCTATCCCGGCATGGATCAGATGAGTTTCCTACCACACATGGCCTACACGTACGCGGCTGGCGCCGCTACCTTTGCTGAGATGCAGCAGCGGAGAAAATACCAGCGGAAACCGGGTTTCCAG GGTGACCTACTCGACGCCACAGCCGATTACATGTCAGGGCTGGACGACATGACAGACCCCGACTCCTGTCTGTCGCGGAAGAAGATTAAGAAGACTGAAAGTG GCAAACGGCCGCACCAGTGCCAGATCTGCAAGAAGGCCTTCAAACACAAGCACCATCTCATCGAGCACTCGCGCCTTCACTCGGGCGAGAAACCCTACCAGTGCGATAAGTGCGGCAAAAGGTTCTCGCACTCGGGTTCCTACTCGCAGCACATGAACCACCGCTACTCGTACTGCAAGCGCGAGGCGGAGGAGCGCGAGGCGGCCGAGAGGGAGGCCCGCGAGAAGGGCCACATGGAGCCCACGGAGCTACTAATGAGCCGGGCGTACTTGCAGGGCATCACACCTCAGGGTTATCCCGAGTTAGCCGAGCGCGAGGCTATATTGCGGCATGACGGCGTCAACGGAGGCATCATAGAGGGACGTAAGGAAGTGGATGAAACGTACGCCAAGATGGGACGCAGGGAGGACGagtttgaggaggaggaggaggaaagcaaGAGCATGGACACGGACCCGGACACGTTGAGGGACGAAGAGGACAACGGAGAGCACTCGATGGACGATAGCTCGCTGGATGGCAAAATGGAAACCAAATCGGATCACGAGGACGCCATGGAGGACGCGATGTAG